A genomic segment from Burkholderia plantarii encodes:
- a CDS encoding ANTAR domain-containing response regulator: protein MGLTEPARPLRVLLVTDTDKPIGELRDTLARLRYEMLDEVATPARLPAVVEKERPDVVIIDTESPSRDTLEQLAVMHARAPRPVLMFSPDADQQLIRAAVGAGVSAYLVEGLSAERLAPILEVALARFSHDEALRQRLAEVESELADRKLIDRAKRLLMDARRLSEQDAYAALRRRAMNQGIRIVEAARQILTASRIPDGEA, encoded by the coding sequence ATGGGACTGACCGAACCCGCCCGCCCGCTGCGCGTGCTGCTCGTCACCGATACCGACAAGCCGATCGGCGAGCTGCGCGACACGCTCGCGCGGCTGCGCTACGAAATGCTCGACGAAGTGGCCACGCCGGCGCGCCTGCCGGCCGTGGTCGAGAAGGAGCGCCCCGACGTGGTGATCATCGATACCGAATCGCCGTCGCGCGACACGCTCGAACAGCTCGCGGTGATGCATGCGCGCGCACCGCGCCCGGTGCTGATGTTCAGCCCCGACGCGGACCAGCAGCTGATCCGCGCCGCGGTGGGCGCCGGCGTCAGTGCCTATCTCGTCGAGGGTCTTTCCGCCGAGCGGCTCGCGCCGATCCTGGAGGTCGCGCTGGCGCGCTTCTCGCACGACGAGGCGCTGCGCCAGCGGCTCGCCGAGGTGGAGAGCGAGCTGGCCGACCGCAAGCTGATCGACCGCGCGAAACGGCTGCTGATGGATGCGCGCCGGCTGTCCGAGCAGGATGCCTACGCGGCGCTGCGGCGCCGCGCGATGAACCAGGGCATCCGGATCGTCGAAGCCGCGCGGCAGATCCTTACCGCGTCCCGAATTCCCGATGGTGAAGCATGA
- a CDS encoding CmpA/NrtA family ABC transporter substrate-binding protein, translating into MNNPTFPPPERRELRLGFVALSDAAPLVVAQRLQLGERHGLALTLERQPSWASIRDKLLTGEIDAAHALYGLVYGVQLGIGGPRADLAVLSVLNRNGQAITFSNRLADAWQAGGDLRAALATLGRKPVFAQTFPTGTHAMWLYAWLAAHGVDPLREVRSIVIPPPGMADALACGELDGFCVGEPWNAVAEAQGAGRTVAATSEVWHDHPEKALACRREFAALYPNTARALIRTLLDACAWLDRPANRARAAGWLAAPEALDVPVERILPRLAGDYGSGPFARPPAPVRFHDGGEVNRPRAADGRWFIDQYRRWGMLTGEHDDAAIAAAVTQGALYDEAVAGYEAAGGVA; encoded by the coding sequence ATGAACAATCCGACCTTCCCGCCGCCCGAACGCCGCGAACTGCGGCTCGGCTTCGTCGCGCTCAGCGACGCCGCGCCGCTCGTCGTCGCGCAGCGCCTGCAGCTGGGTGAGCGGCACGGCCTCGCGCTCACGCTCGAGCGGCAGCCGTCGTGGGCCAGCATCCGCGACAAGCTGCTGACCGGCGAGATCGACGCCGCGCATGCGCTGTACGGGCTCGTCTACGGCGTGCAGCTCGGCATCGGCGGCCCGCGCGCCGATCTCGCCGTGCTGTCGGTGCTGAACCGCAACGGCCAGGCGATCACGTTCTCGAACCGGCTCGCCGACGCGTGGCAGGCCGGCGGCGATCTGCGCGCCGCGCTCGCCACGCTCGGGCGCAAGCCGGTGTTCGCGCAGACCTTCCCGACCGGCACCCACGCCATGTGGCTCTACGCGTGGCTGGCCGCGCACGGCGTCGATCCGCTGCGCGAGGTGCGCAGCATCGTGATCCCGCCGCCGGGCATGGCCGACGCGCTGGCCTGCGGCGAGCTGGACGGCTTCTGCGTCGGCGAGCCGTGGAACGCGGTGGCCGAGGCGCAGGGCGCGGGGCGCACCGTCGCCGCCACCAGCGAGGTCTGGCACGACCACCCGGAAAAGGCGCTGGCCTGCCGGCGCGAGTTCGCGGCGCTCTATCCGAACACGGCGCGCGCGCTGATCCGCACGCTGCTCGACGCCTGCGCGTGGCTCGACCGGCCCGCCAACCGCGCGCGCGCGGCCGGCTGGCTCGCCGCGCCCGAGGCGCTCGACGTGCCGGTCGAGCGGATCCTGCCGCGGCTCGCGGGCGACTACGGCAGCGGGCCGTTCGCGCGGCCGCCGGCACCCGTGCGCTTCCACGACGGCGGCGAGGTGAACCGGCCGCGCGCCGCCGACGGCCGCTGGTTCATCGACCAGTACCGGCGCTGGGGCATGCTGACGGGCGAGCACGACGACGCGGCGATCGCGGCGGCCGTCACGCAGGGCGCGCTGTATGACGAGGCGGTGGCCGGTTACGAGGCGGCTGGCGGCGTGGCTTGA
- a CDS encoding LysR substrate-binding domain-containing protein, translating to MDIRQLKYFVAIVDCGSLSKAAERLCVAQPSLSQQVAGLETELRARLLLRSHQGVKPTEAGRALYLRARDVLRQVAQIPLAVQVGGAEAGEVAIGLPTSVAVVFAMPLYRHVRRHFPGIRLHIVEGMSGHLAELMANGRLDMAILFREAETRGVSVRPLFEENLYAFGEIAGIRAGEPVPLRRLAGIPLVLPSNANGLRTLIERAFAREGVEPDVVADVDSLPTMLAIARERDAVTIVSSDAFADPADQPLVHRIVEPGISRAVALCVPTALPASAASLAIQALVARLVGELVDSGVWTGVLDPESGPESDPKSGLAGR from the coding sequence ATGGATATCCGTCAGCTCAAGTACTTCGTCGCGATCGTCGATTGCGGCAGCCTGTCGAAGGCCGCCGAGCGGCTGTGCGTGGCCCAGCCCTCGCTGAGCCAGCAGGTGGCGGGCCTCGAAACCGAACTGAGGGCGCGATTGCTGCTGCGCAGCCACCAGGGCGTCAAGCCCACCGAGGCCGGCCGCGCGCTCTACCTGCGTGCCCGCGACGTGCTGCGCCAGGTCGCGCAGATCCCGCTCGCCGTGCAGGTGGGCGGTGCCGAGGCCGGCGAGGTGGCGATCGGCCTGCCCACCAGCGTCGCCGTGGTGTTCGCGATGCCGCTCTATCGCCACGTCCGGCGGCACTTTCCCGGCATCCGCCTGCATATCGTCGAGGGCATGAGCGGCCATCTCGCCGAGCTGATGGCCAACGGCCGCCTCGACATGGCGATCCTGTTCCGCGAGGCCGAGACGCGCGGCGTCTCGGTGCGGCCGCTGTTCGAGGAGAACCTGTACGCGTTCGGCGAGATCGCCGGGATCCGCGCCGGCGAGCCCGTGCCGCTGCGCCGCCTGGCCGGCATCCCGCTGGTGCTGCCGAGCAACGCCAACGGCCTGCGCACGCTGATCGAACGCGCCTTCGCGCGCGAAGGCGTCGAGCCCGACGTGGTGGCCGACGTCGATTCGCTGCCCACCATGCTGGCCATCGCGCGCGAGCGCGACGCCGTCACGATCGTCTCGTCCGACGCGTTCGCGGACCCGGCCGACCAGCCGCTCGTGCATCGCATCGTCGAGCCCGGCATCTCGCGCGCCGTGGCGCTCTGCGTGCCGACCGCGCTGCCCGCCAGCGCGGCCTCGCTGGCGATCCAGGCGCTGGTCGCGCGGCTGGTGGGCGAGCTGGTCGACAGCGGCGTCTGGACCGGCGTGCTCGATCCGGAGAGCGGCCCGGAGAGCGACCCGAAAAGCGGCCTGGCGGGCCGCTGA
- a CDS encoding L-lactate permease: MYTQVFDPVAHSIAASAAFAALPLLTLFVLLGVLRLAARRAALAALAVALAVAVLVYGMPAGQALAGALEGAAIGFFPIIWIGINAIWLFKLTQESGHANVLRRALAGVSTDQRVQAILIAFCFGALLEALAGGGAPVAICAVLLISLGVDPLKSAAICLLADTSPVAFGALGLPITVLAKITRLPVHEISVMVGRQAPLLSLLIPLMLVFIHDGRRGVREMWPLAAVAGASFAFAQCAGSMLLPVELVDIVAALGCAGASILFLRVWSPAFPRADLSAPDAAEATAARRARAGAPGAHAAPAHASAAPHGAALAMPMTGGGFTRHADADAGRASRVEAMPSASGAPRDPAAEVLRALAPYAVVILVVAATQVGVVAHAMGLVTSSFAWPGLHVVDPAGAPVAAVNARFEWLLSAGSIVLIAGALSVPLLRLDARVAARSYLRNLHELRWAVFTVCCVVGVAYVMNLSGQIVTLGIWAARAGPAFAPVSPVLGWFATALTGSDTSANALFGMLQLTTAHHTGLPAILLAAANTAGGVVGKAISPQNLAVGAVAVGMIGREGQLFRRVAGWTLLMIAALSLLVWAQSTPLLGWMLP, encoded by the coding sequence ATGTATACCCAGGTTTTCGACCCGGTCGCGCATTCGATCGCGGCCTCGGCCGCGTTCGCGGCGCTCCCCCTGCTGACCCTGTTCGTGCTGCTCGGCGTGCTGCGCCTGGCGGCGCGCCGGGCCGCGCTCGCCGCGCTGGCGGTGGCGCTGGCGGTGGCCGTGCTGGTCTACGGCATGCCCGCCGGCCAGGCGCTAGCCGGCGCGCTCGAAGGCGCGGCGATCGGCTTCTTCCCGATCATCTGGATCGGCATCAACGCGATCTGGCTGTTCAAGCTCACCCAGGAAAGCGGCCACGCCAACGTGCTGCGCCGCGCGCTGGCCGGCGTCAGCACCGACCAGCGCGTGCAGGCGATCCTGATCGCGTTCTGCTTCGGCGCGCTGCTCGAGGCGCTGGCGGGCGGCGGCGCGCCGGTGGCGATCTGCGCCGTGCTGCTGATCTCGCTCGGCGTCGATCCGCTCAAGTCCGCCGCCATCTGCCTGCTGGCCGACACCAGCCCGGTGGCGTTCGGCGCGCTCGGCCTGCCGATCACGGTGCTGGCGAAGATCACGCGGCTGCCGGTCCACGAGATCAGCGTGATGGTGGGCCGCCAGGCGCCGCTGCTCTCGCTGCTGATCCCGCTGATGCTGGTGTTCATTCACGACGGCCGGCGCGGCGTGCGCGAGATGTGGCCGCTCGCGGCCGTGGCGGGCGCGTCGTTCGCGTTCGCGCAGTGCGCCGGCTCGATGCTGCTGCCGGTCGAGCTGGTGGACATCGTCGCCGCGCTCGGCTGCGCCGGCGCCTCGATCCTGTTCCTGCGCGTGTGGTCGCCGGCGTTCCCGCGCGCCGACCTGAGCGCGCCCGACGCCGCTGAAGCCACCGCGGCGCGCCGCGCCCGGGCCGGCGCGCCCGGTGCCCACGCCGCTCCGGCCCACGCCAGCGCGGCCCCGCACGGCGCCGCGCTGGCCATGCCGATGACGGGCGGCGGGTTCACACGCCACGCCGATGCCGACGCCGGCCGCGCCAGCCGGGTCGAAGCCATGCCCTCGGCATCCGGCGCGCCGCGCGATCCGGCCGCCGAGGTGCTGCGCGCGCTGGCGCCCTATGCCGTGGTGATCCTGGTGGTCGCGGCCACCCAGGTCGGCGTCGTGGCGCACGCGATGGGCCTCGTCACCTCGTCGTTCGCGTGGCCCGGCCTGCACGTGGTCGATCCGGCCGGCGCGCCGGTCGCGGCCGTCAACGCGCGGTTCGAATGGCTGCTGTCCGCCGGCTCGATCGTGCTGATCGCGGGCGCGCTGTCGGTGCCGCTGCTGCGGCTCGACGCGCGCGTGGCCGCGCGCAGCTACCTGCGCAACCTGCACGAACTGCGCTGGGCCGTGTTCACCGTCTGCTGCGTGGTGGGCGTGGCCTACGTCATGAACCTCTCGGGCCAGATCGTCACGCTCGGCATCTGGGCGGCCAGGGCCGGCCCCGCGTTCGCGCCGGTCTCGCCGGTCCTCGGCTGGTTCGCCACCGCGCTGACCGGCTCGGACACCTCGGCCAACGCGCTGTTCGGCATGCTGCAGCTGACCACCGCGCACCACACCGGCCTGCCGGCCATCCTGCTGGCCGCCGCCAACACCGCCGGCGGCGTGGTGGGCAAGGCGATCTCGCCGCAGAACCTCGCGGTGGGCGCCGTGGCGGTCGGCATGATCGGCCGCGAGGGGCAGCTGTTCCGCCGCGTGGCCGGCTGGACGCTCTTGATGATCGCCGCGCTGAGCCTGCTGGTCTGGGCGCAGTCCACGCCGCTGCTCGGCTGGATGCTGCCCTGA
- a CDS encoding CaiB/BaiF CoA transferase family protein, with translation MNLHDTPLPLADITVVSIEQAIAAPLASRHLADWGARVIKIERPGAGDFARGYDTAMDGLSSQFVWTNRSKESLALDIKDEAGHATLEALLEHADVFIQNLAPGAAQRQGLDATSLVARFPRLVACDISGYGSGGPYSDKKAYDLLVQCESGFLSINGTPETPAKCGLAIADIATGMYALNGILMGLHQRARTGRGMAFEVSLFDAMTEWMSYPAYYTRGRGVPVPRSGARHATIAPYGPFAAGDGQTVFFGIQNEREWRGFCAVVLDDAGLADDPRYATNSLRLEHRDALERTITERFAAWSSDEVLARLDRAAIANGKMNDVNALLAHPQIVERHRYRSVQTERGPQDMFLPAVSIAGLAPVMGPVPAVGQHTEAILAELAGRRAQAGTGAGAGVQAETQGETEREVDQPRSEA, from the coding sequence ATGAACCTGCACGACACGCCGCTTCCGCTGGCCGACATCACCGTGGTCTCGATCGAACAGGCGATCGCCGCGCCGCTCGCGAGCCGCCATCTCGCCGACTGGGGCGCGCGCGTGATCAAGATCGAGCGGCCCGGCGCCGGCGATTTCGCGCGCGGCTACGACACCGCGATGGACGGGCTGTCGAGCCAGTTCGTCTGGACCAACCGCTCGAAGGAAAGCCTCGCGCTCGACATCAAGGACGAGGCGGGCCACGCCACGCTCGAGGCGCTGCTCGAACACGCCGACGTGTTCATCCAGAACCTCGCGCCAGGCGCGGCGCAGCGCCAGGGGCTCGACGCGACATCGCTGGTGGCGCGGTTCCCGCGCCTCGTGGCCTGCGACATCTCCGGCTACGGCAGCGGCGGCCCCTACAGCGACAAGAAGGCCTACGACCTGCTGGTGCAGTGCGAGAGCGGCTTCCTGTCGATCAACGGCACGCCCGAGACGCCCGCCAAATGCGGCCTCGCGATCGCCGACATCGCCACCGGCATGTATGCGCTGAACGGCATCCTGATGGGTCTGCACCAGCGCGCGCGCACCGGGCGCGGCATGGCCTTCGAGGTCTCGCTGTTCGACGCGATGACCGAATGGATGAGCTATCCCGCCTACTACACGCGCGGGCGCGGCGTGCCGGTGCCGCGCAGCGGCGCGCGCCACGCGACCATCGCGCCCTACGGGCCGTTCGCCGCCGGCGACGGCCAGACGGTGTTCTTCGGTATCCAGAACGAGCGCGAATGGCGCGGCTTCTGCGCGGTGGTGCTCGACGACGCCGGCCTCGCCGACGATCCGCGCTATGCCACCAACTCGCTGCGCCTCGAGCATCGCGACGCGCTGGAGCGCACCATCACCGAACGCTTCGCGGCCTGGAGCAGCGACGAGGTGCTGGCGCGGCTCGACCGCGCGGCCATCGCGAACGGCAAGATGAACGACGTGAACGCGCTGCTCGCGCATCCGCAGATCGTCGAGCGCCACCGCTATCGCAGCGTGCAGACCGAGCGCGGGCCGCAGGACATGTTCCTGCCCGCCGTCAGCATCGCCGGCCTGGCGCCCGTGATGGGGCCGGTGCCGGCCGTGGGCCAGCACACCGAGGCGATTCTCGCGGAGCTAGCCGGCCGGCGCGCCCAGGCCGGAACCGGCGCTGGGGCCGGGGTTCAGGCCGAAACTCAAGGCGAAACCGAACGTGAAGTCGACCAACCAAGGAGCGAGGCATGA
- a CDS encoding HpcH/HpaI aldolase/citrate lyase family protein codes for MTRTRATRTVLAVPGHRMKMLQSAAASAADAVFIDLEDAVPPESKRDALACAVQAIDTLDWGDKRLLVRVNAGVDGVAAEEVATLAREAARLDALLVPKVESVATLHEVERLLREQRGARAPLAVEALIETARGIVGVDAIAAAGGALAALHFGVGDFSASIGARNVEIGGTHPGYALTLKTEAGSYTTTALDLWTYPMMRLLVAARAFGLRAIDGPCGAFRDPVLTRAWALKAAAMGYDGKQVIHPEQIEPTRQAFSPTPAELEDARRTIAALEAAQAAGLAAVSLDGKLVDFANVRMAERILAMADAGNVKSRAGAS; via the coding sequence ATGACCAGGACACGCGCCACCCGCACCGTGCTCGCGGTGCCGGGACACCGGATGAAGATGCTGCAATCGGCGGCGGCCAGCGCGGCCGACGCCGTGTTCATCGATCTCGAGGACGCCGTGCCGCCCGAGAGCAAGCGCGACGCGCTGGCCTGCGCGGTGCAGGCGATCGACACGCTCGACTGGGGCGACAAGCGGCTGCTGGTGCGCGTCAACGCCGGCGTGGACGGCGTGGCCGCCGAGGAAGTGGCGACGCTGGCGCGCGAGGCGGCCCGGCTCGACGCGCTGCTGGTGCCGAAAGTGGAATCCGTCGCCACCCTGCACGAGGTGGAACGGCTGCTGCGCGAGCAGCGCGGCGCGCGGGCGCCGCTGGCCGTCGAGGCGCTGATCGAGACGGCGCGCGGCATCGTCGGCGTGGACGCGATCGCCGCGGCCGGCGGCGCGCTGGCGGCGCTGCACTTCGGCGTCGGCGATTTCTCGGCCTCGATCGGCGCGCGCAACGTCGAGATCGGCGGCACGCATCCGGGCTACGCGCTGACGCTGAAGACCGAAGCCGGCAGCTACACCACCACCGCACTCGATCTGTGGACCTACCCGATGATGCGCCTGCTGGTGGCCGCGCGCGCGTTCGGCCTGCGCGCGATCGACGGGCCGTGCGGCGCGTTCCGCGATCCCGTGCTGACGCGCGCGTGGGCCTTGAAGGCCGCCGCGATGGGCTACGACGGCAAGCAGGTGATCCATCCCGAGCAGATCGAGCCGACCCGCCAGGCATTCTCGCCGACGCCGGCCGAACTCGAGGACGCGCGACGCACCATCGCCGCGCTCGAGGCGGCGCAGGCGGCCGGGCTCGCGGCCGTGTCGCTGGACGGCAAGCTCGTCGATTTCGCCAACGTGCGGATGGCCGAGCGGATTCTGGCGATGGCAGACGCGGGGAACGTGAAGTCCCGAGCCGGCGCGTCGTGA